Below is a genomic region from Granulicella sp. L56.
CCGAAATGCTGGTCTCCGAGCTCGGATGCGCCGCCTACTATGAGCGTCACTATGACGATGCAGTCCGCTCCTACAGCTCCGCAATGGAGCTCGATCCGGGCTCACCTCTGCCCTATCTCGGTATCGGAAGGTCCTTGACCCAGCTCGGAAAGTATAAAGAGGCTGTCGATGTGCTGGACTCGTTCTCTAAGCGCAATGGTTTTGCTCCTCCAATCCTCCTGGCGGAGTCGGGATATACCTGTGCACTTTCGGGAGACCGAAAGGGCGCCATGCAGCGCATGGAATCGCTCGAAGACCAGGCGAGGTCCGCATATGTCGATCCTTACCTGATCGCGTTGATCTATCACGGGCTCCACGATCACACGGCGACTATCGATTGGCTGCAAAAGGCGGCGGCCGTCCATTCATCACTTCTTTTCTCAGTCCTGAGCGATCCGATGTGGCAGGACTCGCAACAGGATCCGCAGTTGATCGCCATCGTCGACAAGATGGAGAGTAAAGCCGATTGAGTCCTCGATCTTATAGGAGTGTGACGGATTCGATGGGATCTATATTTTCTGTGTGAGCATAAATTCACGAATCCGGAATTCTTCTGGCGTTTGCTCAAGTCTCGCTGAAGCTATCAGTCGCGCGGATTCATGCGGGTCTGACTATTTCCAGAGACATATACAAGAATGGATGAGGCTGGTCGGCCTCATCCATTCAGACGATTATTCGTCGTCGGCTCCATCCGAAGGATCGTCCGCGGCCTCGATCTTCGAGAGCCGCTTGATGCTGATGGCATGTATCTCAGCGATCCGGGGCTTGAAGGTGACGCCCTTGATTTCATCCTCTACCTCGCGATAGCGGAGGATACCTTCCAGGGTAACGAGCTGCCCCTTTTGGAGAGTTTTGGCGAACTTCGAGAGATTCCTCCAGGCATCGACGCGATGCCATTCGGTGCGGTTTTCGTAGTCGCCCTTGTCGTTCTTCCAGCTCTCCTGGGTTGCGATGCTAAGGATGACGTACTCTTTGTTGTTCTGAGCGGTTTTGGCTTCTGCGTTCTGCCCGAGGCGGCCGATGAGGATGATTTTGTTGAACATGGTGTTTAACTCCGTTTCTTTTGCTTTGTCAGCTGTCTGCGGTACATGCTTGCCCAACGGGTGTGCCGTCGCGATTCACTCCCTCGGCGACTGGACAGAATCTGCGGAAGGGGACCACAGCTTGCCTTGGGCAGGAGTCCGCACCTCTTGAGAGGCGCATAGCGGATTCTGCGAAGGAGAGCGTGCGTCCGAAGGGCGTGGGTGGGCTACCCTTTTGGCAGCGCAACCGCGCTCTCAGGAGAACCACACTATGAAGAAGTCCATTCTTTACCTCGTTGCAATCGTTGTTCTTTCCGCCTCCACCCTCACCGCTTCGGCAGCTATGAGCGGCTCTAATCCCCGTCCACAGAGTTCCATGAGCGGGGTGGGCGCCGGGATTCTTATGTACTTCGGCTTCTAGCAGAATAGGAGACAATTAGCGAAGATCTCTGAACCGAGGTGCTCGTGAATCTGTCTCTGATGGCGACAGTGTTGTGGGCGGCAGGATTCGTACTGAATGCCGTCCTCCTTTTCGTTCTGCTCTATAAGCGGAGATACCGCATCGTGCCCTGGTTCACAGTCTGGATCGGGTGCGGGTGTGTTTACACAATCGCACTTTTTGTCAGCTACAGATTCGGTTCCAAAGGCGTTTACGCGCTTACCTATTGGTCGTCAGACTTCATTGACGTGTTGTTGCAGATAGCCGTGATTTTAGAAATCGCGGCTATCGTTCTCCAGCGCAGCGGTCGTTTGGTTGAGGGTGCGCGTATGCGCCTGAGCATCATGGGAGCGACCGCGCCCCTGGTGGCGTTAGGCATGGCATGGTTCATGAAACCAGCGGCGGAGACGAACCTGGATGCGTGGGCGGCGCGGACAAGCCTTTTTACTACTGTTCTGGTTCTGTTGTTATTTGTGGCTGTCGTAATGGCTTCGCATCAACTTGGTCTGGGATGGCGAAGCTACGCCATGCGCGAAAGTTACGGCCTTTTCGTCTGGGCCGTGGCTGCTTTTGCGACTGACACGCTTCATGCCTATTGGCGCACTCTTGGACACTTCACTTTGCTCGAAAACATGAGAATTGCTGTATTTCAAATTGCGGCAATCTACTGGATCGTGACCTTCTGGCTGCCCGAACCTGTGAGGGAAACGGCAGCGCCCGAGAATATAAATGGCTTGAAGGAACTGAGAAAGAGGCTAGAATATGGCCAGCAGTCGCGTTGAGTCCTTAGACTGATGGAATAGGTGTGTTCGCATGGCGTTTCTCGCCTTCTTGGTTGTATTCATTCTTGCTATTGCCGGCTATGTGTTCTATGTGAGCTTGCACCGTCGCGAGCTCCTCGGCAGAAGCTCGGAGCATGACTTGATCAGCAAGATGGAACCGGTGGATCTGGAAGGATTGCGGAGAATCTCGGAAGCGTTTCAGCAACCAGAGAAAGGCAGGCCAGGGATTGATTCTGATGAGATGTGGCGGATTGTCGGCGGCCTTGAAGGCCTTCGCCGACTCCGCAGGAATGCTTGGGTAATGCTTGATCTGGCTGTTTATGTTGAACGCTGGAACGATGAGCAGGCCGCAGAAATCTCTCAGATGATGCGACGCGATGCAGTGCGTTTGAATCGCGCTATCACTCACATTGTGTTGAGGCATCTATTGCAAATCGGGTTCCGGCGCGCTCCTCTTCATATCGGCGAAGTCGTCGCTTCGTACTGTCTCATCAGAAGTCGTCTTGTTGATCTTTATCAAGTTAGGAATGCCGATCTAATCAGGGAGTGGAACATCGCCTAACAAAGTTGTGTACTGACCCGGGGGGGCGGCGCGGCCGACAGTAAGGGACACCTCACTAAGCGGAAATTTATGTATGCTAGGGCCAGCAGCAGCTTTTCTTCAATCGCCAGGCTCGGCACGATGGACTAAGCTCCAAAGCCGCATTGCACCAGAATGTGCCAAATAATTAGCAAAACGACACCATGAATCACTTGCTCATGGACGGGGAGGCAGATCGCGACTGCCTAGCCTACGTCGACAAAGCCGGAGGTCAAGCCGCTATGGATGCTGCTTGCGCCTTCGTAGGTCGAGGTTGGGCACTGTTTTTTGGTAATTGATGGTCACATGGTCAAAGTTGGCAATGGTGCGGGCTTGGGTTTCGGTGAGTCCTTCGCGGCTCATTGAAAGCGCGAGACGCTTTGCCTGCGAGATAAGTGCCTGATTCCGATGCGAAATGGCCGTGATCTTGGTCACCAGATACTCTCTGGCTTGTATTGCAAAGAACTTCGGACTACGCCAAATAATTCTGAAGGCAACACACATGGGGAAGCGGTGAATCGCGTTTGTGGGCTGAACAGCTGAAAGTAGAAACCAGCGATACCGATGTCTTGTTGCGGTATGGCAAGAGCAACGGATGGCTCGATGACCAGCCAGCTGCTGTCACACGCGTGGTCGGCAAGGGAAGAATCACATAATAGGTGCATGGCTTGACACTGGTTCCATGAAGAACGCAGTTTCGTGGATGCTGCCGGTCAGCGGTGTAAACAAGTTTGAGCTGGAATTGCCCGATGGAGTTGAAGGTTCGACCCTTAGCGGCGCCGGAAAGAAAATCTTGATGTTGGTCAACGTCGCGGACGGCGTGAGATCGGTTGCACTTCCTCACCCAATGTTCGATATCCTTACTAGAGAGAGGAAGAACACAATTGTCGGGCTGCACTTAAATCCCGGAATTTCCCATTCGGGCCTCGTTTCCTGCACTTAAATCCCGGAATTCGATGGTGTTTATGTACTCTAATCCCGGACGAAAAAGCGTGCTCCGGAATGGCGCGCATCGTAGTTGCGTACATAAAATTCCCTTTCTTGAGGTGTCCCAA
It encodes:
- a CDS encoding lipoprotein — translated: MKKSILYLVAIVVLSASTLTASAAMSGSNPRPQSSMSGVGAGILMYFGF
- a CDS encoding single-stranded DNA-binding protein, with translation MFNKIILIGRLGQNAEAKTAQNNKEYVILSIATQESWKNDKGDYENRTEWHRVDAWRNLSKFAKTLQKGQLVTLEGILRYREVEDEIKGVTFKPRIAEIHAISIKRLSKIEAADDPSDGADDE